A portion of the Carya illinoinensis cultivar Pawnee chromosome 11, C.illinoinensisPawnee_v1, whole genome shotgun sequence genome contains these proteins:
- the LOC122282921 gene encoding brassinosteroid-responsive RING protein 1-like produces MGFPVGYTELLLPKLFLHTLSVLGFLRKFISTLFRYLGLGDFLEHDISWPDTPARIPEFHSVSAVLIREILPVVRFSELVDPPDSCAVCLYEFESEDEIRRLTNCRHIFHKGCLDRWMGYEQKTCPLCRTPFIPDDMQGTINERLWAASGIPEFYGDYSHLTGW; encoded by the coding sequence ATGGGTTTTCCGGTGGGCTACACGGAGCTTCTCCTCCCGAAGCTCTTTCTCCACACGCTTTCGGTTCTGGGTTTCCTCAGAAAGTTTATCTCCACCCTGTTTCGCTATCTGGGTCTCGGGGACTTTCTGGAGCATGACATTTCGTGGCCTGACACGCCTGCCCGAATCCCTGAATTCCACTCCGTGTCGGCTGTTCTGATCCGGGAAATCCTTCCGGTGGTGAGGTTCTCGGAGCTGGTGGACCCGCCGGATTCCTGCGCCGTCTGCCTGTACGAGTTCGAGTCCGAGGACGAGATCCGAAGGCTCACCAACTGCCGCCACATCTTCCACAAGGGCTGCCTCGACCGTTGGATGGGGTACGAGCAGAAGACGTGCCCTCTGTGCCGAACACCCTTTATTCCGGACGATATGCAAGGAACTATTAACGAGAGGCTCTGGGCTGCTTCTGGGA